Part of the Lytechinus variegatus isolate NC3 chromosome 16, Lvar_3.0, whole genome shotgun sequence genome, CTGGCGGGGCATGATCAATATTACAAACGACCATCGTATGCAGAATGGCATAGACACTGCACTAGATGAGGGGCTTATAAGTAACGTCTGGACCAGACCTTGTGCAGATTTCATCGAGTACGGGGTAACATGTTCACTGAATGCAGACCACAATGACTCGATTTCGTCCTTGCCCGCAGGGGCAGATTGTGACGAAGAGTATTTCGTTGGTGACCGGGAAGCTTTCATGCCAGTCTGGCATAATGGATCGTTCCTTCTCTTCTTCAATGGAACCTACGTTACACCATCTTGGTGGAGTGGTAGATCTACCTTCGACATCGTCCGGTCGAACCCATTCGATTTTAGTCGTCAAGATAAAACACAAGAACTAAGAGTGTGTGGTGTACAAAAGGCGATGATCAACTGCCACATCATCCTATCAGAAGATCAGTATCTTCTCAAAGACAGTGTTAATTCGACTGCCGTCATATACAACGGAACAGAATATCAAGAAGACTTGTTTGAATACGTGTCCAACAACTCTATCAGAATCTGCATTATCCATGATAACTTTTCCACTGTTCAGGAAGGAATAGACGAAAACATGAAGCCAGAACCTGTGAATGTCCAGTTAATCTATAGCCATGTTCTGTTCGCAATATCAACATTGTGTCTGGTTTTATTGGTCGGAACCTACTTGATATTTTCTGAACTTCGGAACTTCCAGGGATGCGCCATTCTGACCTTTGCTGTAACTTTGCTGATTTCCCAAATTTGTCTCCAGTATGTCGCTCCTTATGCACGTCGCACAACGGCTCTGTGCCAGGTTGTGGCGGTTCTTGCGCATTTTACGCTTCTGTGTGCTTTTGCCTGGATGACTCTTCTTGCATTTGACCTGTGCCGAAGCTTCAAAGGAACCCAGACCCGCACACACCACAGCCCTAACAGTCGTCTCAGACGCTACGCTCGGTATTCACTGGTCGGATGGGGTGTGCCACTTCTTCTAGTAATTGTCTCCCTTGGACTGCATTTCACGGAAAATGATATACTCCCGCTCGAGTACGGATCAGGGAGAAATTGTTGGGTGTATCCAGTTCTTTCCAACATTGTCTTTTTCATTGGTCCAATCGTGTTGTCCTTGGTTGCCAATGTCGTTCTCTTCGCCATCACTGTTGTTAGTATTTGCAGGACGACAAAGATGACCAGGAGTACCCTCCGAAAGGACGGATCACAAAGGAATGTGATAGCTGAACTGCTCATCTATTTCAAGGTAATTTCATAGGTagcttatttcattaaaatcatgatataCAGTGATATCGAATCCTACTGACCTGAGATGATACTGTATTCGGGGTCCTGAACTGTCAAGGACTAAGTGATGCAAAGGATCATTTTGATCTCTCCACTTgtcttacaaaatatttataaatatgaGTATTCAAATTCGCCCAAATTTTGCTAAATTATTCTCAATTTCTCAGTAGGTCCTATCATAACTGAGCTATATACGTCCAATTCCCCTAATCGCTTTCTTCTttaatttcct contains:
- the LOC121429860 gene encoding uncharacterized protein LOC121429860 isoform X2, yielding MSEILQQRVAESESCTTILYSRGLYSTEERGRRRKNHNLRSTMALRTILMATTMTTLLDVIVGQTTSMPLPPPLPTFQEEAFPVSIPIRLTTPMFYVGTQGVAAPFDLNPYRTTIAPPYSPRTELVIECPYGFDQISTPCGSPEKELLWPECDAATLHVMHRFSIDGYDYCLDAVPTILGYLGPSATDDGNETTTLRFPVVTINWRGMINITNDHRMQNGIDTALDEGLISNVWTRPCADFIEYGVTCSLNADHNDSISSLPAGADCDEEYFVGDREAFMPVWHNGSFLLFFNGTYVTPSWWSGRSTFDIVRSNPFDFSRQDKTQELRVCGVQKAMINCHIILSEDQYLLKDSVNSTAVIYNGTEYQEDLFEYVSNNSIRICIIHDNFSTVQEGIDENMKPEPVNVQLIYSHVLFAISTLCLVLLVGTYLIFSELRNFQGCAILTFAVTLLISQICLQYVAPYARRTTALCQVVAVLAHFTLLCAFAWMTLLAFDLCRSFKGTQTRTHHSPNSRLRRYARYSLVGWGVPLLLVIVSLGLHFTENDILPLEYGSGRNCWVYPVLSNIVFFIGPIVLSLVANVVLFAITVVSICRTTKMTRSTLRKDGSQRNVIAELLIYFKISCLMGFSWLFGLIAALGTTPALWYIFITVNGLQGISVFFSFGLNARVRKLWRKRMAPSKSGSSSGSSHKTKKTSSV
- the LOC121429860 gene encoding uncharacterized protein LOC121429860 isoform X1 translates to MSEILQQRVAESESCTTILYSRGLYSTEERGRRRVSRECSTPKNHNLRSTMALRTILMATTMTTLLDVIVGQTTSMPLPPPLPTFQEEAFPVSIPIRLTTPMFYVGTQGVAAPFDLNPYRTTIAPPYSPRTELVIECPYGFDQISTPCGSPEKELLWPECDAATLHVMHRFSIDGYDYCLDAVPTILGYLGPSATDDGNETTTLRFPVVTINWRGMINITNDHRMQNGIDTALDEGLISNVWTRPCADFIEYGVTCSLNADHNDSISSLPAGADCDEEYFVGDREAFMPVWHNGSFLLFFNGTYVTPSWWSGRSTFDIVRSNPFDFSRQDKTQELRVCGVQKAMINCHIILSEDQYLLKDSVNSTAVIYNGTEYQEDLFEYVSNNSIRICIIHDNFSTVQEGIDENMKPEPVNVQLIYSHVLFAISTLCLVLLVGTYLIFSELRNFQGCAILTFAVTLLISQICLQYVAPYARRTTALCQVVAVLAHFTLLCAFAWMTLLAFDLCRSFKGTQTRTHHSPNSRLRRYARYSLVGWGVPLLLVIVSLGLHFTENDILPLEYGSGRNCWVYPVLSNIVFFIGPIVLSLVANVVLFAITVVSICRTTKMTRSTLRKDGSQRNVIAELLIYFKISCLMGFSWLFGLIAALGTTPALWYIFITVNGLQGISVFFSFGLNARVRKLWRKRMAPSKSGSSSGSSHKTKKTSSV
- the LOC121429860 gene encoding uncharacterized protein LOC121429860 isoform X3 is translated as MALRTILMATTMTTLLDVIVGQTTSMPLPPPLPTFQEEAFPVSIPIRLTTPMFYVGTQGVAAPFDLNPYRTTIAPPYSPRTELVIECPYGFDQISTPCGSPEKELLWPECDAATLHVMHRFSIDGYDYCLDAVPTILGYLGPSATDDGNETTTLRFPVVTINWRGMINITNDHRMQNGIDTALDEGLISNVWTRPCADFIEYGVTCSLNADHNDSISSLPAGADCDEEYFVGDREAFMPVWHNGSFLLFFNGTYVTPSWWSGRSTFDIVRSNPFDFSRQDKTQELRVCGVQKAMINCHIILSEDQYLLKDSVNSTAVIYNGTEYQEDLFEYVSNNSIRICIIHDNFSTVQEGIDENMKPEPVNVQLIYSHVLFAISTLCLVLLVGTYLIFSELRNFQGCAILTFAVTLLISQICLQYVAPYARRTTALCQVVAVLAHFTLLCAFAWMTLLAFDLCRSFKGTQTRTHHSPNSRLRRYARYSLVGWGVPLLLVIVSLGLHFTENDILPLEYGSGRNCWVYPVLSNIVFFIGPIVLSLVANVVLFAITVVSICRTTKMTRSTLRKDGSQRNVIAELLIYFKISCLMGFSWLFGLIAALGTTPALWYIFITVNGLQGISVFFSFGLNARVRKLWRKRMAPSKSGSSSGSSHKTKKTSSV